Below is a genomic region from Pleuronectes platessa chromosome 2, fPlePla1.1, whole genome shotgun sequence.
GGTGAGAGcggcgcagaaggaccttcacAAGTATTTGAACTCTTCTTAAGCCGATGGAAGCATGGGGTAATTGTGTTAATACCCAGTCCCCTCTCTAAACCTGCCAAGTATGTGATTAGAAGCCTTAAAACTCGAGGACATTTAGTCAAAGTTTTCTGATGAGAGGGCAACTTGGGGACGCTCTGAAAATGTTAACATTGTAATGCTCAGAGGGGAAAATGAGTATATGGATAGAAACCTCGAGTCATTTAGTTAATATTTAGTTCAACTTCAAatcaacacatcattcactgcgAGGACTGACGCTCCATCAGCAGTTTGCATTATATATGTGACCTGCAGGAACACAAAGAAACCCAGGACACAACGCACACTGCTGATGGATCAGCTCAAATTTCCAATCATGGGGAAACTGCGGCCGGAGGAACATCTGATACTTTTACTGTAGATGTGTATCAGTGACACGGGTCCTCTTAGGTTACATAACATCTTTttccacagagagacacaacacacactgtagaAATCCCTCCGATCCTGACATTAATACGCACATCTACATGGGTAAATTAAGATCCCACACATTTAtgctgtgttttgtgattttacacttttgttgtctttttcattttagATTGTGTTGGTATGGAATAGTCTTATTTTATTCCTATGTTTTGTAATTCACCTGTAAAGgactttaaaatgcagatgatttgtttgaaaggtgttttatgaatacatttttcgTTGTTTGATTGACGGATTCTTACTGAGTCGTTGCCACAGAGCTGCATGGCGCTGCTGATGACCATGACGGAGATGAGCTGCCAGCGAACAGAGCGATCAGTGAACAGCTCCCAGGGTCGTTTGGGCCTCATGCCTTTGGTTTCAGCCTGTTCCTCCAGAATCTCATTGAGCTCGCTGCTCTGGACTTCACAGCCGCGGAGACGTCTCAGAGCTGAaccacacacaaaagaaaacacacaaaaaaacacaacttcacTACCTGAGACTGTTCTGGTGTGAGCTGGCTGTAACATCATATTCTACACATGTTTCTTGCGTATGAAATAATATGTAATTTGTACTTTAACACAATTATACGTATAAGTATCATTGCAGGGAAGTGAAAATTAAAATCAAGAGTAACATTTTAAATCTCGTCGAAGTCAACGTGAACTGAAACATTCTCAGCAAAATGTGTAAGTGTGTCAAACTGATAGAATCATtactttaacagtttttttaaaaaaggTTCAAAAATATCTGGCTTATCGTGCATGtcaaaaagtaaaataagaaCAACTTTATTGGCTTAGAAATTAGTTGTAAAAGCATTCGGTTAAAACCTCACAACCCACCGTTGATGCAGGCCTCCTTATCGCCCCTGTCGATCAGCAGGTATCTGGGGCTTTCTGGGAAGCACGGCAGGGTCAGGAGCTGAATGAGGCCAGGAACGGCGTTACTGGCAAGAAGGTAGTGCCAACACGGCTCACTGCCCAAAATCTCTCTATAAATACATCAGGCAGTGTTAGAGTTTTACTGTTGATCTCCTGAAAAAAACTTTTGCACACATGTTTAATTTCACACTGCCCTTACCTGAGTCCCACCACCTGACCCAACATCACACCAAATGCTGCAAATACAGCTGAAGACAGTGACGCGGCCCCACGCAAGTGCTTCGGTGCACTCTCTCCAAAATACATGGGCTGCACGTTCATGCTGATTCCTACAAAACAAACGTAGATTTCACAATGTATAATCTCTGAATATGTCATTAAAGGTGTGTTCAATTGTTACAGCACCAGAAGTCAAAATCAAACAGAATATCTAACGACACGACGAACGTACCAGAGTTAATTCCAACCAGGACCCGCGAGATGATGATCATCTCAAAAGATCCGGCCGCTCTGCTGGTCACAGCTAAGAGAGCGCCGGTCATGAGGAAGACGTTGTTCATCAGAAGACACTTCTTCCTTACGATTGTAAAAAAAGGATTTGAAATGAACAGATTTGTAGATAACTTGAAGAATCAATGAGATTTTTAAGATATAGGATGTAAGTACAGAGTCATGCAGCTCTTGTGAGGCCATGTTAAAGGAATACTATATGAATATTTATTAGATTATAAAGTAATGAATGTTACCAACCGAGAAGTACAATCTGTTTCTGCTATTTTTATCTTACTTAGATGTTACCAATGCAAACCACACAGTTGCATTTGATGTCATGTTCCTTCATTATGATAACAATGggctcttttatttattatattcagtttgtctctctcgcacacacacacacacacacacacattctccagTTCTTTGGGAAATTATAATCATAGAGGAAAGTATATGAATAATCTCCTTGTGTATGCATCAGCAGGCTGATCATTCCCTTTTTTCTCATTATTCCAATGAAAACATCATTCCTTCTGCACATGTGCCTTCACATGTTTACATACAGCCGCGTGACGCAGCGTCTTGTTTTACCTTCCGTAGCGTATGGTCATAGGTCCGGCTATAAGAGCGCCTGCCAGGCCTCCCAGTGAGAAGATGGAGACAATGATTGTCCAGACCAGCGTCACCTGGTAGTCCTCCAGCTGCACGTCCCAGCGCTGCAGCACCGTCTCATTGATAAAGGTTTGAATATACTTGAGAAGAGACATGAAAAGTTTAACATTAAACTCAGACTGAGTTAACCAATGACGTGCACACATacgcacagacaaacacacacacacacacacacagacacacacacacacacacacatatgcaggcGAACGGAGCAGAGTTAAAGCTGACACTTATTACCCCTGAGACATCTGACTCTGCGCTTcagtctgttttcatttcaatgaTGACTTACTGTGCTCCTttgatgatttttatttaatgatcATTGTCTTTTGACGGACAGCAGCAAGATTCTGAATCCTCCAGGGCCAATCGGCAGCATCAACCAGTCAATTCCCATGTTCCCATCAGAATAAGATGTTTGTGACTATtgtctggagctgctggagttTCGTGCTTTTGATTTATCAGTGTTCTTATCGTTAAACACTGAGGAAAGCTCCTGTTTCCAGCGACACTCAAACTGGATGTGTCACGAtgccaaaccttaaacattgacCCAAGAAGCTTAATTCTTCTTTGTGCAAAATTTCACCGTGATCCAACTGTGAAATAAGACTGAAGCTGGTCCACACAGCTTGCACAGTAAGTCCATAATcattggtgtttgtgttttaatgtgccAGGCCTAATGCACgctcagtttattaggtacatcTGTTTTTTTGCTATGTATAAACAATATAATGTACAATAAAAATCAACAGCATCACAAACTGCCTGCTCCTCATTTATCATAGGGTTAAATCCAAAACAAACTGAGTATTAGAATCTTCATAAAGGGAGGATTTATTCCTGGACTGCTGTATCTGACTGTAATGATTTTGTCTAAATGTACCTAATAAATTGTCACTTGAGTTTACAAACCAGACATTCTTACACTTGACTATCACCTCTGAGCCACATCATCTCTTTCAAGAAATACAGTCAATAACAAAtgtgctgccacacacacaaacatcatgtATAAGAAAATATAACATGGACTTTAATGTCCCAGTGGGAAATTTGGacgttgtgttttctgtataaaaaaaacatatcataCACATTCATCCGTCACACTTTCATCTACACAGATACAATTGATCAAAGACATCTGACACATGTTTCAGCAGAAGTGAATTTGTTATATGTAGAGTTTCAATATACAGAATATAGAGTTTGACCCAGAATCGGAAACTCAGAAGACTCACAGTTGTAGGTGCGTTCATTATGGCCAGGTTGTAGCCGTACAGAAGAGTTCCTCCAGTGCCGGCAGCAACAACCATGAGCACCAGGGTCAGAGTACTGCCCTGgagacacaagcacacagacaggcaATTCACTTTTTATTACAACACATTAAATAACATGTCTTCAGGTACTTGTGACTCTGCTTAAGTGATGAAAAAACCTGTTGACTTTCTAAAATTAGGGTTAATGTTTCTAAAGCTTTTAAAACTCAGAAAAGAGGTTAAATCGTTTCATGCAAGGTCATGTATGAAATCAAATTACatcaacaaatatatttaaatgaaagttaTTGCAGCTACACTGCACCACATTCAGATGGTCTGACTCCCCTGCTACAAATCAAACGAGGTCATTGTGATCCAACACATTATTCACATCACTTCACTGCAAAAAGTCGGATTCTCACATTTACCTGCTGTGGGTGTGACATTGTTAATCAAAGGTTGGTGAACGAGGGGAACGAGATGAATTCCGACAGCAGCAGAccctcggctcggctcggctcggctcggctcagCCCACCTCCTCAATATCCTCAACAGCACAAGCTAGAGCACGCGCCTGCAGCGTGCGTAAGGCACCGTTAGCTCTCCTGCGATTGCTCAACCGGCCCGATTACGCACAAAGTGCCGAACGCCGGACTGGTGTTGAAACCAAGAGTCTTCTGCAGCCAGCACAATGATTCACCGAGGGGGAAGGAGGTGAGAGGGATGTAAACGATGTAATGTCACACACATGTAAAGCTGTCGGTCAGTCATTAAGATCAACATGCGGGTCTTTACGCAGGCGGGTTGGAGCGGTTGTtccatcagacacacagtgacgCACACAGCAGGTATGAGGTGGTGCTGGCACGTGGGGGGTTTTActtcatgaataaataaatgaatgagggCAAAGTCATGCGTCAAGAAATCATGTGCCTTAGGATTCACAGAGCAGGTCATCGGCCAACAGAGGATCTCCTCATACTGTACATAACAGTGTGTAgtttaaacacattcaaatgtgATGAGAAGTATTCAGGTAAAAAATCAAATGTCCATATaaatgaatagatagatagatagatagatagatagatagatagatagatagatagtaatGAAGTACAGACAGCACTGCCATATGAACCTGTTGACCTCTTGTAAGCATTACAtacaggggcgtttctaggattgaaagaaatggggggcttagcccctaaggatgctgaatgtttgcgcgctgtgtgtgtgggactgcGGATattatccatgtttcatacagttcatagattggttcaattagaaagagtgtgatttttctctgtatctttgcttgcattcattcagtataagataacacaagagacagaatttcagggttgTTGTcatatttgacaacacaaatatgaactgattataaacaacaacattctataggcactgatattattgttttaaaatactagagatagatattaatgcaaagaatagagagctgtcgatagttatttcttacatttcaaatttgctcgttcacactcttgctcactggagacattttctaacaaaatagctagctagctagcttagtgttaacatagctcattacaatattccctttcatttgcctcaagtaaacctaaatttaagcaggtaacaatcgttaacaactacagatagccacattctgtaactacctgtacttacaatttcactccgtgcatcatttactatgagctaaactccttggctgtaatggcagagtgagaaagccagcgcagcagcgatgcagactccccaaggaTCTCCAGTagtaagaatctaaaacagtaaaaattaactctgagatgttttttaaatctgaccttcaaaatcatactttCATGCcgtgtgtaaggtagggcagtcggtggatgaacagaatgtgtgtccattcatcgttgaggaagatatcaggaagtcctactgacaaacattgttttgcattttaaagaacaaagtattttcatgtgagagaacaagcatttcaatgaaaactagggctgcgcaaaatctcatatcctcttgtagaagtcatttcatatccagttagtcatatgtattgtaattggtcatccgtctccgtgattctttaggttttgtttgagctctgagatgtattactctcatccatagacacctatgaaggtattttttgctgcaaaacacttgtgcaatggaatttgtggttgtagaaaatcgtcttttctaaaatgttctccatacagtgtgtgacatgaacctcttgataaaataaatttaaactatttaagtcagaattttgtttggaaatatcctgggttgtataatgttcacatgttcgtttgtgatgaaatactgcggctaagagttacacgacgaaatgaacaatagagaattaaatgaaacaaaatacattttctaccatcacacaatgtgtatgtgtatgtatgtatacatgcatatgtatatgtatataaacatatatgtaagtatatattgtatatatacatataatatatatattatatatatattaatactaagacaagaaggtgataagacaggagccattaaaaaattaaagatcagatgctgcaagagtgacgcaattaaaagtccaccaaaatgaaacgtcctgtttttatttaccgaAATAAATTATCGCAAAAgttcctcatcagtaggtggttctatcaccatagcaaccagatgctaagatttgaaatagaagattatttttgattgacagggacactctcccaatacctcctttgatgctttgatgaacagcatcaaagttggtattttgataggagacctctgattggctgttgattgctttaaatactgttaaaatttaagacagttgctattgcactctgaccttgactgaggtaagtcatgtctcactctctctctgtatttacccagcatgctaaccgaaacaattcaggctcattattcaagtttgaaattaaa
It encodes:
- the LOC128461174 gene encoding solute carrier family 2, facilitated glucose transporter member 11; this encodes MSHPQQGSTLTLVLMVVAAGTGGTLLYGYNLAIMNAPTTYIQTFINETVLQRWDVQLEDYQVTLVWTIIVSIFSLGGLAGALIAGPMTIRYGRKKCLLMNNVFLMTGALLAVTSRAAGSFEMIIISRVLVGINSGISMNVQPMYFGESAPKHLRGAASLSSAVFAAFGVMLGQVVGLREILGSEPCWHYLLASNAVPGLIQLLTLPCFPESPRYLLIDRGDKEACINALRRLRGCEVQSSELNEILEEQAETKGMRPKRPWELFTDRSVRWQLISVMVISSAMQLCGNDSIYFYASYVFKEAGIAEDQIQYITIGTGTCEFSACIMCNLLVERKGRRFMLMGGFILMTVWAVVFTIALSFEHLASWMQYISMGCIFTYILSFGMGPAGVTGVLPTEIFNQAARPAAYMIAGSMMWLNLFIIGMVFPFLVSELSQYCFVPFAAVCLLSAIYVGLFLPETKGKTLSAITSEFNKLNFKGLEQDCPSQTEAQYQLGEVCHSTSL